A region from the Vigna radiata var. radiata cultivar VC1973A unplaced genomic scaffold, Vradiata_ver6 scaffold_133, whole genome shotgun sequence genome encodes:
- the LOC106753461 gene encoding uncharacterized protein LOC106753461, whose translation MNFRSLEDFWAFYMNQHSKASTRRWHFVGTLFSILFFFCSVFFSWWFLFLVPFSGYGCAFYSHLFVERNFPETLRHPFWSLLCDFKMFGFMLTGNMDREIKRLGKRPVLQVF comes from the coding sequence ATGAATTTCAGGAGCCTGGAAGATTTCTGGGCCTTTTACATGAACCAGCACTCCAAGGCTTCCACAAGGCGCTGGCACTTCGTAGGAACTCTCTTTAgcattctcttcttcttttgttctgTCTTCTTCAGTTGGTGGTTCTTGTTCCTTGTCCCTTTCTCTGGCTATGGATGTGCCTTCTACAGTCACTTGTTCGTTGAGAGGAATTTCCCAGAGACTTTGAGACACCCCTTTTGGTCCCTCTTGTGTGACTTCAAGATGTTCGGGTTCATGCTCACTGGCAACATGGATAGGGAGATCAAAAGGCTGGGGAAGAGACCTGTGCTGcaagtgttttga